One window of Nymphaea colorata isolate Beijing-Zhang1983 chromosome 1, ASM883128v2, whole genome shotgun sequence genomic DNA carries:
- the LOC116250280 gene encoding E3 ubiquitin-protein ligase PUB23, producing MEGVEVPPYFTCPISLQIMRDPVTISSGITYDRESMEKWVFSYKNRACPVTKLPISDLTMTPNHTLRRLIQHWCTENAALGVERIPTPKPPLDAATVLSLLNQADLPSLIRLRELASLSDRNKVCIRSAGAVKRLASFIHFLTQDAPSTPSGSGASTDGDRLPVIREALNLLCAVEVTEDEVKDLAAANVDLIASLAWVLDKGDCQSRVQACFLLKTAFNGLHPMFLMNVRSDLLAGIVRVLRDQISLPATKCAAQLLIEASKWGRNRIKVVDCGAVPALVEMLIETTERRMSEILMWLLDMLCGCAEGRAELLGHAAGIAVVSRKMMRVSQTTNDRAVRILYSLCRYSANPALAQEMLNIGAVSKLCLVLQVEGNNKTKEKAVEMLKMNARTWRNSSCVPHHLLSGYPSN from the coding sequence ATGGAAGGCGTTGAGGTGCCACCCTACTTCACGTGCCCCATCTCCCTGCAGATCATGAGGGACCCCGTCACCATTTCCTCCGGCATCACCTACGACCGCGAGAGCATGGAGAAGTGGGTCTTCTCCTACAAGAACAGGGCCTGCCCCGTCACCAAGCTCCCCATCTCCGACCTCACCATGACCCCCAACCACACCCTCCGCCGCCTCATCCAGCATTGGTGCACCGAGAACGCCGCCCTCGGCGTCGAGCGCATCCCAACCCCGAAGCCCCCCCTCGACGCCGCCACCGTCCTCTCCCTCCTCAACCAAGCCGACCTCCCATCCTTGATAAGGCTGCGGGAGCTCGCCTCCCTCAGCGACCGCAACAAGGTCTGCATCCGCTCCGCCGGCGCCGTCAAGCGCCTCGCTTCCTTCATCCACTTCCTCACCCAGGACGCTCCCTCCACGCCCTCCGGTTCCGGTGCCAGTACCGACGGAGACCGCCTCCCCGTGATTCGCGAGGCCTTGAACCTTCTCTGTGCCGTCGAGGTCACGGAGGACGAAGTCAAGGACCTCGCCGCCGCCAACGTCGACCTGATCGCGTCTCTCGCGTGGGTGCTCGACAAGGGCGACTGCCAATCCAGGGTGCAGGCCTGCTTTTTGCTCAAGACCGCCTTCAACGGCCTCCACCCCATGTTCTTGATGAACGTCCGGTCCGACCTCCTCGCCGGGATCGTCCGCGTCCTCCGCGACCAGATCTCGCTGCCGGCCACCAAGTGCGCGGCGCAACTCCTGATCGAGGCGTCCAAGTGGGGGAGGAACAGGATCAAGGTGGTCGACTGCGGCGCAGTCCCGGCGCTGGTCGAGATGCTCATCGAGACCACCGAGCGGAGAATGAGCGAGATCTTGATGTGGCTCCTGGACATGCTCTGCGGCTGCGCCGAGGGAAGGGCGGAGCTCTTGGGCCACGCCGCGGGGATCGCCGTCGTCTCGAGGAAGATGATGAGAGTGTCGCAAACCACCAACGATAGGGCAGTGAGGATACTCTACTCGCTCTGCAGATACTCTGCGAATCCTGCTCTCGCTCAAGAGATGCTCAACATTGGAGCCGTCTCGAAGCTGTGCCTGGTCCTTCAGGTAGAAGGCAACAATAAGACGAAGGAGAAGGCAGTGGAGATGCTGAAGATGAATGCCAGGACCTGGAGGAATTCTTCATGTGTCCCCCACCATTTACTGTCTGGATATCCCTCCAACTGA